The Cellulomonas oligotrophica sequence CGTCGCGGTGTTCCCGCCCGGCCCGCAGGCCGCCGCCATGTGGCGGATCCGCGAGGACGGCGCCGGGCTCGGCGGCCGCACCCCGTCCGGCGCGCAGGCGTGGCCCGGGTTCGAGGACTCCGCGGTGCCGCCCGACCGGCTCGGCGGGTACCTGCGCGACCTCGAGGCCCTCATGGCCGACCACCACGTCGACGGCCTCGCGTACGGGCACTTCGGCGACGGCTGCGTGCACCTGCGCATCGACATGCCCATGGAGCGCTCCGGCGACCCGCTGCGCGCGTTCATGGAGGACGCCGCCCGCCTGGTCGCCTCGCACGGCGGCTCCTTGTCCGGCGAGCACGGCGACGGCCGCGCGCGCTCCGAGCTGCTGCCCGTCATGTACTCGGCCCGCACCATCGACCTGTTCGGCGCCGTCAAGGACCTGTTCGACCCGCGCGACCTGCTCAACCCCGGCGTCCTCGTGCGCCCCGCGGCCCTCGACGCGGACCTGCGCCGCCCCGCCGCGAGGTCCCTGCTCGCGTCGACCGGTTTCTCGTTCGGGCACGACGGCGGCGACATGACCACGGCCGTGCACCGCTGCGTCGGCGTCGGCAAGTGCCGCGCCGACACCCGCGCCACCGGCGGGTTCATGTGCCCGTCGTACCAGGCCACCAAGGACGAGAAGGACTCCACCCGCGGCCGCGCCCGCGTGCTGCAGGAGATGGCCAACGGCACGCTCGTCTCGCGCGGGTGGTCCTCGCCCGAGGTCCACGACGCCCTCGACCTGTGCCTGAGCTGCAAGGCCTGCTCCTCGGACTGCCCCGCGGGCGTCGACATGGCCCAGTACAAGTCCGAGGTGCTCCACCGCACCTACCAGGGCCGCCTGCGCCCCGTGAACCACTACGCCCTCGGGTGGCTGCCCCGCTGGGCGCGCCTCGTCACCGGCGTACCGGGCCTGGCCGCCCTGGCCAACGCGGTGCTCGGCATCCGCCCCGTCGCGAAGGCCGTCCTCGCCCTCGGCGGCATGGACACCCGCCGCAAGATGGTGCGGTTCGCCCCTGTGCCGTTCCGCGCCTGGGCCCGCCAGACCGGCCGCCGCTCCGGCGACGTGCGCGTCGTGGGCAGCCGCGACGCCGCGACGGTCGAGCTGCCCGCCGCCACGACCGGCACCGACGGGACCCCGGCCACGACCGGCACGCAGGCCCGCCCGCCCGTGCTGCTGTGGACCGACTCCTTCAGCGACACCCTCGCCCCGACCGTCCCGCACGCCGCCGTCGCCGTGCTCCGCGACGCCGGCTACGACGTCCTCGTGCCCGACCACGACGCCTGCTGCGGCCTCACCTGGATCAGCACCGGCCAGCTCGACGGCGCCCGCCACCAGCTGACCCACCTGCTCGAGGTCCTCGGCCCCTTCGCCGTCAACGGCATCCCCATCGTCGGCCTCGAACCCTCCTGCACCGCCGTGCTGCGCAGCGACCTGCTCGACCTGCTGCCCGACGACCCCCGCGCCGTCGCCGTCGCCCGCGAGACCCGCACCCTCGCCGAGCTCCTCACCGCCCCCGCCCCGATCGGCCCCGGCGACCGCTGGCAGCTGCCCGACCTGTCCGACGTCACCGCCGTCGTCCAGCCCCACTGCCACCACCACTCGGTCATGACCTTCACCCCCGACCGCCAGCTCCTCACCGCCGCCGGCGCCACGTTCTCCGCGCTCGCGGGCTGCTGCGGCCTCGCCGGCAACTTCGGCATGGAGAAGGGCCACTACGACGTCTCGGTCGCCGTCGCCGAGGGCGCCCTCCTGCCCGCCCTGCGCGACGCCGCCCCCGGCGACGTCTACCTCGCCGACGGCTACTCCTGCCGCACCCAGGCCGAGCAGCTCGCCGGCGTCCAGGGCGTCCACCTCGCCGAGCTCCTGGCCTCCCACCTGCCCCGCGCGGACGCCTCCGAGCCCACGGCGTGAGCGTCGACGTCGGCGTTCACCGCCTGAGGTTCGCGAGTGCGCGCCTCTGGGCAGCCGTCTGGTGGGTGTTCGCCGCGGTGGTGCTGCTCGCCGTCGTGGACTACGTGACGATGTTCCTCAGCGCGGCCGTGCCCACGTGGGCCTGGGTGATCCCCGCCGAGGGTCTCCTGCTCGCCGCGGCGTCCGTGGCGGTGGTCGTCGACGTCGTGGCGGCCCGTCGCGCGCGGGGCAGACGATGGTGGGACACCCTCGCGGACGTCGTCGCTGCGGTGCTGGTGGGCGTGTGGGTCGCGCTGCTCTGGCGCGTCGTGGCGGGGGGATGCCTCGTCGAGGAGTGCGCGGCCGTGCCCGTCTGGGCGCGCCTGTTCGTCGTGGTCCCTGTCGTGCCGCTCGGGGGACTCACGCTGATCGGGGCCCTGGTGCGACGCGGAGCCCGAGAGCGGGGCTGAGCAGGCGGCCCGTGGCGGTGGTGAAGCCGTCAGGGGGTGCCCAGGGCACGCGAACAGCGACCCGAGCTCCGAAACTGCCGTGCCTTGAGCTCCGGAACTGCCGTGCGTCGGTCTCGGAGACTGCTTGCCCGGTGTGCTGCCTCGTCATGCAGGAGGCATCAGCGCGAGGAGCTCGGCGGCGCGCTGGCGGGCGGAGATCCACACGGGGTGCTGGGCGAGGGCCGCGTCGTCCCAGAGACCGTCTCCGGGTGGCGCCGCAAGGCTGTCGTTGAGCTGCTCGACGGCTGCCACGACCGCGGGGGCGAGCCGGACGCCAGCGCGCTCCATAGCGTCGTTGACGCTGCGCAGAGCGATGTCGAGGTCGAGGTCGAGGGCGAGCTCGTCCGGGACGGCGGCCCCGGCAAGCTGTTGCCGCTGTCGTTCCGGCGGCAGCGCCAGGTTCGTCAGGGCGTCGCGCAGAAGTGGGAACGAGGTGGTCACGCATCGACCCTAGGGTCGCGTCTCGTCCTGCGGACGATCGGCGGTGACCGGACCGCGACGACCCTGCTGGCACGAGTCGGGTCCTCTGCCGCAGGCCGGTGGCCGCGACCTGCGGCGGTGGAGCGACAGGCGACGTCCACCCCGAGGAGCACGCCTGGTCGGTGATGTTGGGCGAGGTGCGTTCGACTCGTTTGGATTCTTTGGATTCTTTGGAGAGGGGTCCCGGGGCTCGTCCTGACGTGCATCGATCCGGCCCCTGCGCGCCGGGGTCTCGTCACTCCGGGCGGGTGCGGGCCAGGACGAGGGCGATGACGCGGGCGTCGAGGTCGGGGTCGCCGGCGCCGAGGAGGGCGTGCAGGAAGAGGCCGTCGCCGACGAGCTGGACGAGGCGGGACGTCACGGGGTCGTCGATGGTGCGGCGCAGGCCGGCGGCCCAGTCGTCGAGGTAGGAGGCCAGGCGGGCGCGGGCCGGGGGGTGCGTGCCGAGCAGGCGCAGCGCGGCCAGCAGGGTGCGCTCCTCGGGGCTGTCGGCGGACTGCGAGCCCTCGAGGAAGAAGCGGGCGGCGGCCTCGGGCTCCGGGGGAGTGGCGGCGTCCGCGGCGGCGGCGCCCGCGCTCAGGCGGTCGAGCAGGCCGGTGAACAGGTCGTCCTTGGAGCGGAAGTGGTACAGCAGCCCGCCCTTGGAGACGCCGGCGCGCTGGGCGACGCCGTCGAGGGTGGCGCCGGCGGGGCCGGAGTCGAGGAGGACGTCCTGGAGCGCGTCGAGGATGCGGTCGCGCGTCGAGGCCATGGGCGACCAGCGTAGTGACCGTGGCGGCGCCCGATGACGGGACCCGGGGCCGGGCGGTGACGGAGGACACCCTGGCGGGAGCGGCCGCCCGTTGCTACTGTACCGACCGGACGGTATAGCCGTGGTGGGTCGCTCGACCCCCGCCCGGCGCGCGGGAAGGGACCCGCGCCGCGCGCTGCGTCCCCCGGAACCCCGCCCGGTCACGCGGGAGACCAGGACGAGGTACACCCGTGCTCACGCACCTCCCCACCCCCCGCACACCCGCGTCGCGACGCCCCGTGCCCGCCACAGCAGGACCCCGCCAGTGGCTCGGCCTCGTCGTCCTCATGCTGCCCGTGCTGCTCGTCTCCATCGACACCACGGTGCTGTCGTTCGCGCTGCCGCAGATCTCCGTCGCGCTGACCCCCACCGCCGACCAGCTCCTGTGGGTCGTCGACGTCTACCCGCTCATGCTCGCCGGGCTGCTCGTCACCATGGGCGTCCTCGGCGACCGCCTCGGCCGGCGCCGCCTGCTGCTCGTCGGCGCCGCCGGGTTCGGGCTCGTCAGCGTCCTCGCGGCCTTCGCCACCGACGCGGGCCAGCTCGTCGCCGCCCGCGCCCTGCTCGGCGTCTTCGGCGCGACCCTCATGCCGTCCACGCTGTCGCTGCTGCGCAACCTCTTCCTCGACGACGACCAGCGCCGCCTCGCCATCGCGATCTGGGCGTCCGGCTTCGCCGGCGGCTCCGTGCTCGGCCCCGTCGTCGGCGGGTGGCTGCTCGAGCACTTCTGGTGGGGCTCGATCTTCCTGCTCAACGTCCCGGTGCTCGTCGTGCTGCTCGTCGCCGCGCCGTTCCTGCTGCCCGAGTCCCGCAACCCCGCCGCCGGGCGCCTCGACGTGCCCAGCGTCGTGCTCGCCGTCGTCGGCATGCTCCCGCTCGTCTACGGCATCAAGACGACCGTCGGGCACGGCCCCGGCGCCCTCGGCCTCGGCGCGCTCGCCACCGGTGCCGCGCTCGTCGTGGTGTTCGTGCGTCGCCAGCTGCGGCTCGCCGAGCCGCTGCTCGACGTCGAGCTGTTCCGCCGCCCCGTGTTCGCCGCGTCCGTCGGAGCCAACTTCACCGCGTCGTTCGCGCTCGCGGGCCTGGTGCTGGTCGTCTCGCAGGTGCTCCAGCTCGTCGTCGGGCTCTCGCCGCGGGCCGCCGGCACGGCGCTGCTGCCGGGTGCGGTCGCGTCGATCACCGCGGGGCTCGTGGCCGTGCGGCTCGTGCGCGTGGTGCCCCGGCACCTGCTCGTGCCCGTCGGCATGCTGCTGGCCGCCGCGGGCTACGGGCTGGGCGCCCTCGTGGCCGGCGACGCCCGCGTGGGCGGCATCGTCGCGGTGTTCGCGCTCGTCGGTGCCGGGGTGGGCCTGGCCGAGACGCTGACCAACGACGCGATCCTCGCGTCCGTGCCGCCCGAGCGCGCCGGGGCGGCGTCCGGCATCTCCGAGACGTCGTACGAGCTCGGCGCGTCGCTCGGCGTGGCCGTGCTCGGGTCCGTCGTCGCCGCCGTCTACCGTGCGGACCTCACGCTGCCCGGGACCCTCGACGCCGGACAGGCGGACGTGGCCCGGCAGACACTCGGCGGCGCGGTCGCGGTCGCCGACGGCCTGCCCGACGCGGTCGGCGCGCAGGTGCTCACCGCCGCGCAGGACGCGTTCAGCCACGGCGTCGGCGTCACGTCCGCGGTGGCGGCCGTCGTGCTGGCCGGCGTGGCGCTGCTGGTCGGCCGGGTCCTGCGCCGTGCCGATCGCGCTGCGGCACCGGTGGTCGACGAGGTCCGGCCCGAGCTCGTGGACGCGGGGCGCGCGCAGCCGACACGCTGACACCTGGACGCGGGCGGGCGCGGCGGGTGAGGGTGGGGTCATGCTCGTCGCCTTCTCCGTCGCCCCGCTCGGTGCGGGCGAGTCCGTGTCCGAGGCCGTCGCCGACGCCGTCCGCGTCGTCCGCGACTCCGGCCTGCCGCACCGCCTCGACTCCATGTTCACCACCCTCGAGGGTGAGTGGGACGAGGTCATGGACGTCGTGCGCCGCGCCACCGAGGCCGTCGGCCGGCACGGGCACCGGGTCAGCCTGGTGATCAAGGCCGACATCCGCCCTGGTCACACCGGTGAGATGCAGGCCAAGGTCGACCGCGTCGAGGCGATCCTCGCCCAGGACGCCACCGGCTGACCCCGCCGGCACGTCCACCTGTTCGACGGGCTGACGTGCTCCGGCTGCTGTGGGACCCTAGCCCTGCACGCACCCGACCGCGGGTCCGCGCCTCCCTGCGACGACGGAGCGGCCGGCGCCCCCGACCGCCCAGGAAGGCTCCGACGCGACATGCCGATCTTCGAGCTCGACGACGGTCGTCCCCGCCTCGTCCAGCCGATGCAGCCCCTCGCCGGGTCGTTCGCGCAGGAGGTCAGCGCGCTGCTGACGCACCACCTGGCCGCCATCGCCGGTGAGCCGCTGTTCGTGGTCCGCACGCGCGGCACCGCGTCCGAGCGGTCCGACCTGCCCGAGATCCTCGCGCTCGACGCCCGCGGCCGCACGGTCGTGGTGGACGTCGCGCAGGTGCTCGACGACGACGCGATCATCACCGCGCTGCGGCACGGGGGTGCGGCGTCGCGGATGACGACGACGGACCTCTCGCGCGCCTACCACGCCGACCCCGGGCGCTTCGCGGTCGACTACGCGGCGTTCCGCGAGCACGTGCCGTACACCGGGGCCCAGGCCGACAGCCGCGACGGCGTGCGTCTGGTGCTGCTGTGCGCCGAGGTCGCCGCCGAGGCGACCGACAGCCTGGGGTTCCTGCGCGGCTACGGCCGGCAGGTCGACGTGCTGCAGGTCGGCGTGGTGCGCGGCGACGAGCGCCGGCTGCTGGAGGTCTCGGCGCTCGCGCTGCACGAGGGTGCGCGCCGGACGGTCGAGCCGACGGCCCTGCGGCTGGTGCGCTCGAGCGAGGCCGGGGCCAACGCCGTCTCGTTCGACGTGGACCGGTCGCGTCCGCGCACGTCGGCCAACGCGATCGTCGAGGGCCGGCTCACCGGCGAGCTGAAGTCCGTGTCGGGGCCGCCCCGGCGCTCGGCGCTGACCGGCGCCACCCCGATCGGCCGCCGCGGCACCGCCACGGAGCCCACGCCGCTGCCGTTCCGCACCGCGGGTCCGACGGCGTCCGAGCACCCGGTCGAGCCCGTGCCGCACACGCCCGGCCCCGGCGAGGCGCCGCGCCCCGGCGGGCCCGGCCGGCCCGACGTCACCGAGTGGCCGCGCGACACCCAGTCGCCGCCGCCGGCCAGCACCTTCGCCGGACCGCCGACGCTGACGCCCATCGCCGGGCTGCGCATGGCCATCGAGCAGGGCGCCCGCCCCGCGGACGGCCGCCCGGCCGACCCGCGCGCCTCGACGTCACGCGCGAGCGCGCCCGCCGAGCCGACCGTGCGCCGCGAGGGCCGGGCGTCCGGCCGCCGCTCCGACCCGTCGTCGACCGACGTCATGGCGCCGCTCGACCCGCCGGACGACGAGAGCCCCGAGGGCCCGCGGGCCTACGTCCCCGAGCGGCGCCCGTCGACCCCCGCGGCCGACCCGACGGCGCGGCCCGAGCCCGAGCGCTGCACGTCCGCGTACGGCGCGGACCGCTCCGCCGGCCCCGCGGCCGACCGCTCCTCGTCGTACGACCTGACGTCGCCCGACGACCGGACGTCGTCGTACGGCTCCGCGTCCGGCACGTCCTCGTCGTACGACCCGCTCTCGTCGGCGCTGTCCTCGTACGAGCCGACGCCGTACGACCCGACGCCGTACGAGCCGACGTCGTCCTACGACGCGTCCTCCGCCGGCCCGTCGTCGTACGACGCGTCGTCGTACACGCCGTCGTCGACCTCCGCGTCGTCGTCGTACGAGCCGACCGCGCTCGACGCCGGCTCCTCCTACGGCGCCTCCGCGTACTCCTCGTCCTACGACGAGCGCCCCGCCTACGACCCGTCGGCGTACGAGGACGCCCCGTACGAGCCCCTGCGGATCGAGTCCGGATCGCCCGGCCTGCCGTCGGCCGACGAGAGCGGCGCGGGCGGCGACCCCGGCTGGGCCCGTCCGGAGCTCGCGACCCTCGCCAAGCGGCGCCGTGCCGTGACCACGCTCGTGTGGGCGCGCGAGCGGCGCAACCAGCGCTTCACGGCGATGCTGCGCACCGACGGCCTCATCGAGCTCGAGGACGGCTCCGTGCACGCGGACCCGGACGCCGCGGCCGCGGTCGTCTCGGGCGCCGAGGGTCTCGTCGACGGGTGGCGCTCGTGGCGGCTCGGCGACGGCGGCCCGACCCTCGCCGAGGCGACCGGCCACCCCTGACCCGACCACCCTGACCGCGCGCGCCGGACCGGGCCCTGGCCCCGGCGCGACCTGCGTCAGGCCCAGCCGTACCCCACGAGCCAGCGGGTCACCTCGGCGTAGAACCGCTCGCGCGCGGGGCGCTCCGAGAGCGTCAGGTCGTGCATGCCCCGCGGGATCCGCACGATGGTCGTCACGTGCCCGACCTGCACCGCCCGCCGGGCGATCACCTCGGTGTCGAGCACGATGTCGGCGGCGCGCATGTCCTCGTGCCAGCGCGCGCTGATGAGCGTGCGCGCGGACAGCGCCACGAGCACCGGCACGTCGAGGGTCAGCCCGCGCGCGACGGTCGCGTGCCCCACCATGACGGCGCGCAGCCACCCGGCCCGCACGGGGAACGACGGGGTCGGCCGCCACCGGGCGTCGACGGTCCACTCGCCGCCGGTGGAGACGTCGATGGTGCGCGAGTAGTAGCCGGGGTCGATGTTCGGCAGCGGTGCCTTGGGCTGGAAGCGCGCGATGCGGCTGATCGCCGGGCCGCTGACGTGCCGCATCACGGACGACCCCTGCAGCTCCAACCACGGGCTGTTGAGCACGAGCCCGCACGCCTGCCCGGGGTTGCGCTCGGCCCACAGGCTGAGCACGAGGCCGCCGGTGGAGTGACCCATGAGCAGCACGCGCGCGTGCGGTCCGTGCTCGGCGCGGACCCGTGCCAGGGCGGCGCCGATCTCCTCGTCGTAGGTGCGCAGGTCCTCGACGTAGCCGGGCGTCTGGTGCGGGCGCAGCGACCGGCCGTACTTGCGCAGGTCCAGCGCGTAGAACGCGGCCCCCTGGTCGCGGAAGTACTCGGCGAGCCCGGTCTGGAAGAAGTAGTCGGACCACCCGTGCACGTACAGCACGACGCGTGCGGCCCCCACGGCGCCCGGCGGCAGGCACCGCACGAGGGTCGCGACCACGGGCCCCTCGTCGTCGTCGGCCAGCGGCAGCAGGCGCGCCTCGAAGCCGGGTCCCAGCACGTCGGGCTGCCACGACGCGGTGGTGAGGGCGTCGGCGGACCACTCCGGCACCGCCGTCGGATCCACCGGTCCTCCTCGTCGTGCGTCGCCTGCGCCGTCCGTCCCGACGGGTCGTCAGACCTCGAGGACGATCTTGCCGAACTGCTCGCCCCGCCACATCCGCGCGAGCCCCTCGCCGACGCGCGCCAGCGGCAGCACCTCGTCGACGACCGGCCGCACCCCCGTGCGGGCCAGCAGCGCGAGGACCTGCCCGAGCTCGTCGCGGGTGCCCATGGTGGCGCCCACGACGCTGATCTCCTGGAAGAACACGCGTGTCAGCGACGCCGGCGTCGGGTCGCCCGACGTCAGCCCTGCCACGACGATCCGCCCGCCCGGCCGCACCGAGCGCACCGAGTGCTCCCACGTGGCCCGGCCGACGGAGTCCAGCACCACGTCGACGCGTCCCACCCGCGCCCCGGGCTCCACGGCCTGCGCGGCCCCCAGCGCCAGCGCCCGCTCGCGCCGCCCGGCGTCCCGGCTCGTGACGATCATCTCCAGCCCGGACGCGGCACCGATCTGGACCGCCGCGGTCGCCAGGCCCCCGCCCGCGCCCTGCACCAGCACCCGCTGGCCCGGCTGCGCCCCGCCGGAGCGGAACAGCATCCGGTACGCGGTGAGGAAGGCCGTCGGCACGCACGCCGCGTCCACCCAGGACAGCCCGGCGGGCTTGTCGACGAGGTTCCACGACGGCACCGCGACCTGCTCGGCCAGCGTGCCCGGGTGCTTCTCCGAGAGCAGGGTGCGCGGCTCGTCCGCCGCGGCCCCGCGTGCGTCGGGCCCGCCGACGACGGCGTGCACCACCACCTCGCGCCCGTCGGCGGTCACCCCCGCGGCGTCGGTGCCCAGCACCATCGGCAGCTGCTCGGCCCGCAGCCCCACCCCGCGCAGCGACCACAGGTCGTGGTGGTTGAGCGACGCGGCCCGCACGTCCACGACCTCCCATCCCGGCGGCAGCGCACCCGCGTCGGGAGCCGGGGCGTCCCCGACCTCCAGCCCCTGCAGCGGGTCGTCGGCGGAGAACGCGGTCACGCGTGCGGCGAGCATGCCCGCCACGCTAGCGGCAGCCGGTGCTACGTTCGCGCCCGTGGAGCAGCAGGCCGTGAGCGAGGTCCCCGCGCCGGGTCGTGCCCGTCGCGCCGTCGGCGGCGTGCTGGTGGCCCTGGGCCTGGTGCTCGGGTTCCTGCTGTACCTCCAGCCGTGGGTGCAGTGCACGGTCGACGACTCCTCCGCGGGATGCCCCGTGCCCGACGACCTGGTCGGGATCACCCTCGCGGGCTGGTTGACCGCCGGCGCCCTGGCGATCGTCGGGGCCGTGCTCCTGCGGCACCGCCCCCGCCCCGAGGCCCCCGGCCCCCGCTGACCGGTCGCGGCCTCCCGTGCCAGGCACCGGTCGAGCGCTACGTACGTCGCATGGCAGGTGCCGACCCCGAGCCGCGCCGCGGTGCCCTGCGTCCCGCGTCCGCCGCGGAGCCGGTCGTGCACGGGGACGTGGTCGAGGTCGTCGACCTGACGCGATCACGCGTGATCGTCGACGAGGACGGGGTGCGGTGGCGCCGGCGCGGCGGGCCGATCGACGAGCGGAGGCTGCGTCGTCTGCTCGCCGACCCGCAGGTGCGGGTGGTCCACGAGTACCTGTTCGACCTGGTCGACGTCGCCCCGGAGCGCCGCGCGGCGTTCTGGGACGAGGCGCAGGCGAAGGTGCGCACGTCGGCGTACGCGGAGCCACTCGGTGCGGAGTTCGTCGACGAGGCGCGTCGACGCCTGCTCGTGGTCGTCGAGCGCTGCTGATCCCGCCCGGGCGTGACCGCAGGGGTGGAGGTCAGAGCAGCGGGAGCATGCGGCCCAGGTCGGGAACGGCCTCGGACGTCCAGCGCGGGGCGAGCGCGACCGCGAGCACGTCCACGTCGTACGGGGTGCGCCCCGCGGCCAGCCGCACCCAGGTGCGGGCGTCGGCGACCTCCAGGTCCCAGCCGCCGCGCTGGCGCACGATCGTGAGCAGCGCGTCGGCGACGAGGTCCAGGGCGGCGGGCAGCACCGGGTCCTCGACGAGGTCCGTGCCGCGGGCGCGCCGCACCGAGCGGTAGAGGTCGTCGCCGTGCACGACGAGCTCGAGGACGCGCGAGACCGTCATCGTCGACAGCAGCACCGGCCCGCGCCGGGCCTGCACCACGGGGTCGCCGGACGCCCGCAGCTCGTCCAGCCGCGCGAAGGCCGCGGCGGCCCGTGCCTCGACCGCGCCGACCGGGTCGTCCGCCTGCTCGGCCGCCAGCCTCCGGGTCGTCTCCGCGATGTCCGCTGCGCGGTCCGCGTACGTGCCCAGGTACTCCGCGAGCGAGAGCGGCACCGTCCCCGCCGGCAGCGGCGTGCACACGGCCAGGGCGTCCATGGCCCGGCCCAGGTGCGCCCACAGCTCCCCGACG is a genomic window containing:
- a CDS encoding MTH1187 family thiamine-binding protein gives rise to the protein MLVAFSVAPLGAGESVSEAVADAVRVVRDSGLPHRLDSMFTTLEGEWDEVMDVVRRATEAVGRHGHRVSLVIKADIRPGHTGEMQAKVDRVEAILAQDATG
- a CDS encoding zinc-binding dehydrogenase, with product MLAARVTAFSADDPLQGLEVGDAPAPDAGALPPGWEVVDVRAASLNHHDLWSLRGVGLRAEQLPMVLGTDAAGVTADGREVVVHAVVGGPDARGAAADEPRTLLSEKHPGTLAEQVAVPSWNLVDKPAGLSWVDAACVPTAFLTAYRMLFRSGGAQPGQRVLVQGAGGGLATAAVQIGAASGLEMIVTSRDAGRRERALALGAAQAVEPGARVGRVDVVLDSVGRATWEHSVRSVRPGGRIVVAGLTSGDPTPASLTRVFFQEISVVGATMGTRDELGQVLALLARTGVRPVVDEVLPLARVGEGLARMWRGEQFGKIVLEV
- a CDS encoding restriction system modified-DNA reader domain-containing protein, which codes for MPIFELDDGRPRLVQPMQPLAGSFAQEVSALLTHHLAAIAGEPLFVVRTRGTASERSDLPEILALDARGRTVVVDVAQVLDDDAIITALRHGGAASRMTTTDLSRAYHADPGRFAVDYAAFREHVPYTGAQADSRDGVRLVLLCAEVAAEATDSLGFLRGYGRQVDVLQVGVVRGDERRLLEVSALALHEGARRTVEPTALRLVRSSEAGANAVSFDVDRSRPRTSANAIVEGRLTGELKSVSGPPRRSALTGATPIGRRGTATEPTPLPFRTAGPTASEHPVEPVPHTPGPGEAPRPGGPGRPDVTEWPRDTQSPPPASTFAGPPTLTPIAGLRMAIEQGARPADGRPADPRASTSRASAPAEPTVRREGRASGRRSDPSSTDVMAPLDPPDDESPEGPRAYVPERRPSTPAADPTARPEPERCTSAYGADRSAGPAADRSSSYDLTSPDDRTSSYGSASGTSSSYDPLSSALSSYEPTPYDPTPYEPTSSYDASSAGPSSYDASSYTPSSTSASSSYEPTALDAGSSYGASAYSSSYDERPAYDPSAYEDAPYEPLRIESGSPGLPSADESGAGGDPGWARPELATLAKRRRAVTTLVWARERRNQRFTAMLRTDGLIELEDGSVHADPDAAAAVVSGAEGLVDGWRSWRLGDGGPTLAEATGHP
- a CDS encoding FAD-binding and (Fe-S)-binding domain-containing protein, which codes for MAVTTGTTDVRDVVHALRDAVRGDVDDSTRRRAEYSTDASNYRVVPQVVVFPRDTDDVLAALAVARETGTPLTSRGGGTSVAGNAVGPGVVLDFSRHVNRVLEIDPEARTARVEPGVVMSHLQAAAAPHGLRFGPDPSTQARATLGGMIGNNACGPRAVAFGRTADNVVDLDVVDGTGRRFTARAGAGALDVVPGLDALVRSHLDVIRTELGRFTRQVSGYSLEHLTPEGGTDLAKALVGTEGTLVTLLGATVRLVPVPSAPVLVVLGYPDMPTAADAVPALLAHRPLAVEGMDARLVDVVRRVKGASAVPDLPPGAGWMMVEVGGDTLDEALATAHALAADAGTDAVAVFPPGPQAAAMWRIREDGAGLGGRTPSGAQAWPGFEDSAVPPDRLGGYLRDLEALMADHHVDGLAYGHFGDGCVHLRIDMPMERSGDPLRAFMEDAARLVASHGGSLSGEHGDGRARSELLPVMYSARTIDLFGAVKDLFDPRDLLNPGVLVRPAALDADLRRPAARSLLASTGFSFGHDGGDMTTAVHRCVGVGKCRADTRATGGFMCPSYQATKDEKDSTRGRARVLQEMANGTLVSRGWSSPEVHDALDLCLSCKACSSDCPAGVDMAQYKSEVLHRTYQGRLRPVNHYALGWLPRWARLVTGVPGLAALANAVLGIRPVAKAVLALGGMDTRRKMVRFAPVPFRAWARQTGRRSGDVRVVGSRDAATVELPAATTGTDGTPATTGTQARPPVLLWTDSFSDTLAPTVPHAAVAVLRDAGYDVLVPDHDACCGLTWISTGQLDGARHQLTHLLEVLGPFAVNGIPIVGLEPSCTAVLRSDLLDLLPDDPRAVAVARETRTLAELLTAPAPIGPGDRWQLPDLSDVTAVVQPHCHHHSVMTFTPDRQLLTAAGATFSALAGCCGLAGNFGMEKGHYDVSVAVAEGALLPALRDAAPGDVYLADGYSCRTQAEQLAGVQGVHLAELLASHLPRADASEPTA
- a CDS encoding maleylpyruvate isomerase N-terminal domain-containing protein, producing MHVDVATAATALHDQWDRLRGWVGQVSDPDLVPEPSVLDGWTVGELWAHLGRAMDALAVCTPLPAGTVPLSLAEYLGTYADRAADIAETTRRLAAEQADDPVGAVEARAAAAFARLDELRASGDPVVQARRGPVLLSTMTVSRVLELVVHGDDLYRSVRRARGTDLVEDPVLPAALDLVADALLTIVRQRGGWDLEVADARTWVRLAAGRTPYDVDVLAVALAPRWTSEAVPDLGRMLPLL
- a CDS encoding MFS transporter yields the protein MPATAGPRQWLGLVVLMLPVLLVSIDTTVLSFALPQISVALTPTADQLLWVVDVYPLMLAGLLVTMGVLGDRLGRRRLLLVGAAGFGLVSVLAAFATDAGQLVAARALLGVFGATLMPSTLSLLRNLFLDDDQRRLAIAIWASGFAGGSVLGPVVGGWLLEHFWWGSIFLLNVPVLVVLLVAAPFLLPESRNPAAGRLDVPSVVLAVVGMLPLVYGIKTTVGHGPGALGLGALATGAALVVVFVRRQLRLAEPLLDVELFRRPVFAASVGANFTASFALAGLVLVVSQVLQLVVGLSPRAAGTALLPGAVASITAGLVAVRLVRVVPRHLLVPVGMLLAAAGYGLGALVAGDARVGGIVAVFALVGAGVGLAETLTNDAILASVPPERAGAASGISETSYELGASLGVAVLGSVVAAVYRADLTLPGTLDAGQADVARQTLGGAVAVADGLPDAVGAQVLTAAQDAFSHGVGVTSAVAAVVLAGVALLVGRVLRRADRAAAPVVDEVRPELVDAGRAQPTR
- a CDS encoding alpha/beta hydrolase, with product MDPTAVPEWSADALTTASWQPDVLGPGFEARLLPLADDDEGPVVATLVRCLPPGAVGAARVVLYVHGWSDYFFQTGLAEYFRDQGAAFYALDLRKYGRSLRPHQTPGYVEDLRTYDEEIGAALARVRAEHGPHARVLLMGHSTGGLVLSLWAERNPGQACGLVLNSPWLELQGSSVMRHVSGPAISRIARFQPKAPLPNIDPGYYSRTIDVSTGGEWTVDARWRPTPSFPVRAGWLRAVMVGHATVARGLTLDVPVLVALSARTLISARWHEDMRAADIVLDTEVIARRAVQVGHVTTIVRIPRGMHDLTLSERPARERFYAEVTRWLVGYGWA
- a CDS encoding TetR/AcrR family transcriptional regulator yields the protein MASTRDRILDALQDVLLDSGPAGATLDGVAQRAGVSKGGLLYHFRSKDDLFTGLLDRLSAGAAAADAATPPEPEAAARFFLEGSQSADSPEERTLLAALRLLGTHPPARARLASYLDDWAAGLRRTIDDPVTSRLVQLVGDGLFLHALLGAGDPDLDARVIALVLARTRPE